The Mauremys mutica isolate MM-2020 ecotype Southern chromosome 1, ASM2049712v1, whole genome shotgun sequence genome has a segment encoding these proteins:
- the LOC123351238 gene encoding uncharacterized protein LOC123351238: MEVRIPKQQTSNYQMALISARNHSSECQESGESQLPGVNSEVWAEWGGAARAKNAVPVHISLKEGSSPARIRQYPLKLTIRIGLKPLIQKFLQCGWLREGTSPYNTPIMGVPKPNGQYRLVQDLRQINKLIEAPYPVVPNPHTILGQVPKNHGWFSVIDLKDAFFSIPLDLESQKLFAFEWEDPDTHYKAQYLWTVVPQGLTCAPEIFGSQLKRDLAPFLANHPACNIVQYCDDLLLSAETEAACKEHTIELLNYLGEQGYKVSKEKAQLVKQQVTFLGYHLCQGSRSLGKERIQVILDSPQPRNPRELRAFLGLTGFCRLWIPDYGGKARPLYESLTKEGLLHWVWTKEMEKAFRELKEALVQPPALALPDSRKPFTLYVHERGGVAAGVLCQRSGPTWRPIGYYSKVLDPVAKGWPACLRAIAATALLVQEAEKLTLGGDTEVVVPHGVPQILGTGAGEKHLNPSRHTRYEVGLLLAPNLTFKTVSSLNPATLLPDPQASSEAGPIHDCIEVLQQETKPRSDLSDLPWPNPDVEGYVDGSSYVVNGKRFTGAAVVIKDKGIHKFKLSPNLSAQAAELVALIEALRLGAGKTLNLYTDSRYAYMVVHAHGTLWRERGFITASGQKIAHGSLIKMLLEALMLPLRVAVIHVRAHGKAPEAEQRRYNQLADQAAKEAARDGALWLLMVQDTEAKTPPPQYTAEEIGQAQAAGGRQVSSGWWRLPGGEIFVPRPVLQEIFRLLHKEGHLGSGAMVDLAARSLKGLGMHMEAQRIVNNCTVCQQTNQKGCGPPAPMGGRPWAMFPFQRWQVDFAEVPPCRGYKYLLVFVDQLTGWVECYPTRHCQARAVTKALVQEILPRFHLPEVIESDRGSHFVSQVVQQVSQALGIQWKLHTPWRPQSSGQVERMNRTLKDTLTKICTESNLKWLDALPLALTRIRRAPRKGLKPSPFELVFGFPPRILIPGFREDVTWEVGNDLLWKQVSGLQSVLLQLHRYAEPFQALPLDQTVHPFRIGDQVLIKKWKRDPLTPRWDGPHTVSLISQAAVKILGSDKWTHHTRVKRFLSPDLETDSTDEDTSPLSAPAPEARGGTGEDTVWEYQGLDGLKGLFKKKR, translated from the coding sequence ATGGAAGTCAGGATCCCGAAACAACAAACCTCTAATTACCAGATGGCTCTCATAAGTGCTAGAAATCACTCCTCGGAATGTCAGGAGAGTGGCGAGAGCCAGCTGCCGGGGGTTAACTCTGAGGTTTGGGCGGAATGGGGAGGGGCTGCCCGAGCTAAGAATGCTGTACCGGTACACATTTCCCTTAaggagggaagcagcccggcccGAATTCGACAGTACCCCCTTAAGTTAACCATTCGGATCGGGCTGAAACCTCTGattcaaaagttcctgcagtGTGGGTGGCTAAGAGAAGGCACATCCCCGTACAATACTCCGATAATGGGAGTGCCTAAGCCTAATGGACAGTATCGATTGGTCCAGGACCTGAGACAGATTAACAAGCTAATAGAAGCCCCCTACCCAGTTGTTCCAAATCCCCATACGATTTTAGGCCAAGTACCTAAAAACCACGGCTGGTTCTCGGTCATAGATTTAAAAGACGCCTTCTTTTCCATTCCCCTTGATTTAGAATCTCAAAAGTTGTTTGCCTTTGAATGGGAGGATCCGGACACCCACTACAAGGCCCAATATCTCTGGACCGTTGTCCCACAGGGGCTTACCTGTGCGCCTGAGATTTTTGGCAGCCAGCTAAaaagggatctggccccatttctAGCTAACCACCCTGCATGTAACATAGTGCAGTATTGTGATGATCTACTCTTAAGTGCTGAGACAGAGGCAGCCTGCAAGGAGCACACTATAGAGCTCCTTAATTACCTTGGGGAACAAGGATATAAAGTTTCAAAGGAGAAAGCTCAATTAGTTAAGCAGCAGGTCACCTTCCTTGGGTACCACCTCTGCCAAGGGAGCCGTAGTTTGGGTAAAGAACGGATCCAGGTTATACTTGATAGCCCTCAGCCCCGGAATCCACGAGAATTGAGGGCATTTCTGGGACTGACTGGCTTTTGTCGGCTTTGGATCCCTGACTATGGGGGAAAAGCCAGACCACTATATGAGTCCCTGACTAAGGAAGGTTTGCTTCACTGGGTATGGACCAAGGAAATGGAAAAAGCATTTCGAGAGCTTAAAGAAGCCTTGGTTCAGCCTCCTGCTCTAGCCCTCCCAGATTCCCGAAAGCCATTCACCCTATACGtacatgaaaggggaggggtggcagctggagtcctgtgccaGAGGTCAGGACCAACCTGGCGACCCATTGGATACTATTCAAAAGTTTTGGACCCCGTCGCCAAGGGATGGCCTGCCTGTTTACGGGCCATAGCAGCGACCGCCCTCCTCGTTCAGGAAGCCGAAAAATTAACCTTGGGTGGAGATACTGAAGTTGTGGTCCCCCACGGGGTGCCTCAGATACTGGGAACTGGTGCGGGGGAAAAGCATCTAAACCCCAGTCGACATACTAGATATGAAGTGGGGCTCCTGTTAGCTCCCAATCTGACCTTTAAGACAGTCAGTTCCCTTAACCCAGCCACCCTACTGCCCGATCCCCAGGCCTCCTCTGAGGCCGGTCCTATTCATGACTGTATTGAAGTATTACAACAAGAGACCAAACCCCGATCTGATCTTTCAGACCTGCCCTGGCCTAACCCCGATGTTGAGGGATATGTCGATGGGTCTAGCTATGTGGTAAATGGCAAGCGATTTACTGGGGCGGCGGTGGTGATTAAGGATAAAGGGATACACAAATTTAAACTCAGCCCCAACTTATCTGCTCAAGCAGCGGAACTAGTGGCTCTCATTGAGGCTCTCCGCTTGGGAGCCGGGAAAACCCTTAACTTGTATACTGACAGTCGGTATGCCTACATGGTAGTGCATGCACATGGGACTCTGTGGAGAGAAAGAGGGTTCATTACGGCCTCAGGCCAAAAGATTGCACATGGGAGCCTCATTAAAATGTTGCTCGAGGCCCTAATGCTCCCTCTCCGGGTTGCCGTGATACATGTGCGTGCCCATGGGAAAGCCCCAGAGGCCGAACAGCGGAGGTATAATCAGCTGGCTGACCAGGCCGCGAAGGAGGCCGCCCGAGATGGGGCCCTATGGCTTCTTATGGTTCAGGACACGGAGGCtaaaacccctcctccccaatacACGGCCGAGGAAATAGGTCAAGCCCAGGCTGCGGGAGGCCGGCAGGTTTCCTCTGGATGGTGGAGACTGCCTGGGGGAGAGATTTTTGTCCCCAGGCCAGTACTCCAGGAAATCTTCCGGCTCTTACATAAAGAGGGACATTTGGGGTCTGGGGCAATGGTTGATTTGGCCGCCAGATCCCTTAAGGGGCTAGGTATGCACATGGAGGCCCAGAGAATTGTTAATAACTGTACCGTCTGCCAACAAACTAACCAGAAGGGATGTGGCCCTCCTGCCCCGATGGGAGGCCGACCATGGGCTATGTTCCCTTTTCAAAGGTGGCAGGTTGACTTCGCTGAAGTGCCCCCTTGCAGGGGCTATAAATACCTGCTTGTATTTGTTGATCAACTTACCGGATGGGTGGAATGTTACCCCACCCGGCATTGTCAGGCCCGGGCTGTCACCAAGGCCCTGGTACAAGAGATACTTCCTCGCTTCCATCTCCCCGAAGTAATTGAGTCTGATAGGGGAAGCCACTTTGTTTCACAAGTGGTCCAGCAGGTGTCCCAGGCTCTCGGCATACAGTGGAAACTGCATACACCTTGGAGGCCGCAGAGCTCGGGTCAAGTGGAAAGGATGAATAGAACTCTCAAAGATACCCTTACTAAAATATGCACAGAGTCTAACTTAAAGTGGCTCGACGCTTTGCCACTTGCCCTCACCCGCATTCGGAGGGCCCCGCGAAAGGGTCTTAAACCTTCACCCTTTGAGCTGGTCTTTGGGTTTCCTCCCCGAATACTTATCCCAGGGTTCCGGGAGGACGTAACCTGGGAAGTGGGAAATGACTTACTATGGAAACAGGTTTCCGGGTTGCAATCTGTTTTGTTACAGCTGCATCGATACGCGGAGCCTTTCCAGGCCCTTCCCTTGGACCAGACCGTGCATCCATTCCGGATCGGTGACCAGGTCCTTATCAAAAAGTGGAAGCGCGACCCTCTCACGCCGAGGTGGGACGGTCCACACACTGTTTCGCTCATCAGCCAGGCCGCGGTTAAAATTCTCGGGAGCGACAAATGGACACACCACACACGGGTTAAGCGGTTCCTGAGTCCGGACCTGGAGACCGACTCAACAGACGAGGACACCAGCCCTCTGTCCGCCCCGGCTCCGGAGGCCCGGGGTGGCACGGGCGAAGACACCGTCTGGGAATATCAAGGACTTGACGGACTAAAAGGACTATTTAAGAAAAAACGATAA
- the LOC123351243 gene encoding uncharacterized protein LOC123351243, giving the protein MGSSQSTFPGTPLGCMLNNWKEFRRQADYGIVLCKDSLIKFCTLEWATLGVEWPEGGTLKPEIVQAVHSTVTRNGNWDQYPYIDIWQDLVANPPPWLQKCKTRTLKTLMARAPVKRPGPPVKKSCPPVIIPSAPDPMPPPPLYPGLPVLAAPITGPPPPEGSASAVETRDGPSSPGPSNQEPPPISLSSPVSSHTRSHDNQVTFHLSPAVAPERKIRRLTSNSAPGDTQLPLTRSPGRGEGNTAYAMPLRETFTPGGELTMLYVPFTSSDLYNWKHQNPPFSEDPAPLTTIFETLISAHNPTWGDMRVALNTLLTAEERRLVLSKAREGLRAREKSSAEIAAMLPETMPDWKYGDDGGRGKHREYAAAIVEGMRRCIRKTPNWAKLYNIRQEKSENPAAFYERLCNTCKKYTDLDPEDANGKWVLIPLFIGQSYEDIRKKLQKLDGASGKNIEELLEIAMKVYDRRDDEERKKGARVLALALREGNEEKGGKAKGRSGPPNKNRGKGPRLGRNQCAICKEEGHWKNECPRRHAKGKEYTDRVFPSPVYYSSTGLSGEGSSP; this is encoded by the coding sequence ATGGGGTCCTCTCAAAGCACCTTTCCTGGGACACCCCTAGGGTGTATGTTAAATAATTGGAAAGAGTTTAGACGCCAGGCTGATTATGGCATTGTATTATGTAAGGACAGTCTTATAAAGTTCTGTACTCTGGAATGGGCAACACTTGGGGTGGAATGGCCCGAGGGGGGAACACTTAAACCAGAAATCGTACAGGCTGTACATAGTACTGTGACCCGGAATGGCAATTGGGATCAGTATCCTTATATAGATATTTGGCAGGACCTCGTGGCCAACCCTCCCCCATGGttacaaaaatgtaaaacacGGACTCTTAAAACTCTGATGGCCCGTGCCCCCGTTAAAAGGCCCGGTCCCCCTGTTAAGAAATCTTGCCCGCCAGTTATAATCCCTTCTGCCCCTGATCCCATGCCCCCTCCTCCTCTGTATCCTGGCCTCCCGGTCCTGGCAGCCCCGATAactggcccccctccccctgagggTAGTGCCTCAGCTGTAGAGACGAGGGATGGGCCAAGCAGCCCAGGCCCCTCCAACCAGGAGCCCCCTCCAATCTCCTTAAGCTCCCCGGTGTCTAGTCACACCCGGAGCCATGATAATCAGGTGACATTCCACCTCAGCCCCGCAGTAGCCCCAGAAAGGAAGATTAGGAGATTGACATCTAATTCGGCACCTGGGGACACTCAACTGCCCCTTACTCGCTCCCCAGGCAGGGGTGAGGGTAACACGGCGTACGCAATGCCCTTAAGGGAGACTTTCACCCCAGGCGGTGAACTCACTATGCTTTATGTTCCCTTTACTAGCAGTGATTTATATAACTGGAAGCACCAGAATCCCCCGTTTTCAGAGGATCCCGCCCCGCTAACGACAATATTTGAAACCCTGATCTCGGCCCACAATCCTACCTGGGGCGATATGAGAGTCGCTTTAAATACCTTGCTCACTGCTGAGGAAAGGCGTTTGGTCCTCTCGAAAGCCCGTGAGGGGCTTAGAGCCAGGGAAAAGAGCTCGGCTGAAATAGCCGCAATGCTCCCTGAGACTATGCCCGACTGGAAGTATGGAGATGATGGGGGTCGAGGGAAGCATCGCGAATACGCTGCAGCCATAGTAGAGGGGATGAGGCGCTGTATTagaaaaacaccaaattgggCTAAGCTGTATAATATTCGACAGGAAAAGAGTGAAAATCCAGCTGCCTTTTATGAGCGCCTGTGTAACACTTGTAAGAAGTACACAGACCTTGATCCAGAAGATGCCAATGGAAAGTGGGTATTGATTCCCCTCTTCATTGGACAATCTTATGaggacatcaggaaaaagttgCAAAAATTGGATGGGGCATCGGGCAAAAATATAGAGGAGCTTTTAGAGATTGCAATGAAGGTTTATGATCGCAGAGACGATGAGGAACGAAAGAAAGGGGCCCGCGTcttggcactggccctaagggagGGAAATGAGGAGAAGGGGGGCAAGGCTAAAGGGCGATCAGGGCCACCGAATAAGAATAGGGGAAAGGGTCCCCGTTTAGGGCGAAATCAATGTGCTATCTGTAaggaggagggacactggaaaaacgAATGCCCCCGGCGACATGCCAAGGGAAAAGAGTACACGGATAGGGTTTTTCCCTCCCCCGTTTACTACAGCAGTACGGGACTTTCGGGGGAGGGATCTTCCCCATAG